Part of the Vigna unguiculata cultivar IT97K-499-35 chromosome 3, ASM411807v1, whole genome shotgun sequence genome, TCAATCACATAAATAGAGTAAAATATAATGTAGGATACTGTCTATGATGAATCTCTGGAAAAATTGTGGTACAAGTGGAACATAACATACATGCCAACACTGACAATAATAAATGGTTATCAATCAAGTATTAAGTGCTGACCTACAATAAACATTTTGCACACCTTCCAAATTCGTGGTCTCTGCTAACATAAATTCAACGAAAATAAACCTTACCAAAGTAGGTGTGTGATAATTGATAAAAGAGGAAAAACATCATAActatgataattttaaatagtgaCCATTTCACTATTAAGTGTTGATCTACGCTTCACATTTTGTACACGCACATAATCTAAGGTATTTGGGTAAGGGTGTCAATAACTACTccatatttaatgaaatataacaCCTTTATTGCGTATATGAAACATATTGAACAACAACAAAGTACGTGTGGGATAATTCATCAACAACTCCAACATGATATTCTTCTTATCTGTATTCAAATTATATGATGACTCGAGAACTATTAAGTAGTGACTTGGTCTAAAAAATTTGCACATGTACAAAAAATCTGGTATGAAATTAGAGTAAACTTTTTTGAAGAACATTAATTTTGGTATGAGCTATTTAGTTCGCAAGTTCTAcatcacatattatatattaatcagGTGTGTTATAATTGGTAAAACATTCAAGACATGATAACTCTCACATTTTTAAATGTAGATCATTCATATATTAAGTGTTGACCTGTGAACAACATCTTGCACATAATTACTTATTTGTTATCTGTGTGGTAACCAATATTACTAAATTTCTGACCACATACGTATTCACTGTTCACCtgctataaaatttatttgcacTCAATGAAAATTAGGATGAACAACATCCAGCTAGAACTTCATATAAACCACTCAGAATTTCATAAATCAATGACTAAGCCAAGAAAATTGTCATAAATCACTTCCACAATgtctaaacataaaaaataccaaatttagCAATATAAATCCTAACTacaacaaacataaaatttCTAAATCAACTACTTATGGCGCTTCCTCCCACTAAATGTTGCAAAAGGAGTTCTTATTGCCATACTCTTGACACGCATCCGAGGACCATCCCTTCATCGCACATACATGTTGCTCTGTTCGGATTCTTGTGCTTCCTAATTTGGAAAATGAACTTCTTCCACATGACCCCTCTTACCAGAATTGCCAAATTCAATACAACCCTTAGGGTGGTTGGAATTAGGTGTTTGCGAATGACCAACACTTGGTTCACCCAGCTTTGAAAACTTCATTTTGCCCTGCTGATGCTGGCGTTGGTTATTCCTCTCAATCATCATTGCATTCAAGTCTACAAGTTCTTTTTGCAATTTCCCTAGCACACTTTCTTGATGTTCAACagatttaattaagttaactATTTTAGTACCCTTATTTCGATGTCCATATACCTCAAAACCTTCTTTAACGAAGGAATTGCTCAGCTATTCTACAGAGGCAGCAACATATGCAACAACCTGAAACAATTCACAACAACCTTCAAATAGTATAGATGacacatttaagaaaaaaatcgAACAACAAAATACTCACATGATTGCAAAAAATGCAGCATAGGTCATCACTTGGATGTACACaagtcatcaccaacaaatcAAACATGTTTAACCCACTTGGGTATGAAACCACATGAAAGAAATAACTACAAATCAACGCATATTACCCATACTTAATTACCCTATAATCAACTATTGACATCTATAGTATgagttcaaaaaattgagtcaAACCACATTATTGCACAAAATGCAGCACAGGTCATCACTTGTGATCAAATAGGtcatcacaaaaaaataagaCATATTTCATCAACCTAGTTAGAAAACTAGTATTCATGCACCTATCAAAGCACCAAAATCACAGAAAcgaaaaaataacacaaacttaCCAATCACCGCCTGAATCGAACAATTGAAAGCACCAAAATCCTAACTTCGCAAGCTTTgtcttttccctttttcttcttcGATTACAGTGTTGTGGTCATTCACCTGTACAAGATAGATGTTAAATTTGCCTTTAAAGAATAACTCACTCGACTATGCCACCAAAAAAAAATCTCAGTTCCTTAACCAAAAAACCCAAACGACgatttcgaaaaaaaaaaccacaaaccTATTGGCGTAGTGGAgaaacgcaaaaaaaaaaaaaaagacctaCAAACCACGATGTTGAATCGAACAATGGAGAGCAACAAAAGCCCTAACTCTGGGAAGATCGTCTTCTCCCTGCGTCTTCTCCCTTCGTCTTCTTCGATTTCACTACAACACACGTCTTCTccctttttctcctttcttcctttctcctttcttccttttccctttctttctttcttttccctttcttcATTTTTGCTTGCTCTGCGCACACCCACTCTCCAAAGAAAACCTAGCTTCTCACCCTTTCAATTTTGCTTCCTCTGCGCACACCCACTCTCCAAAGAAAACCTACTTTCTCACCCTTCCAATTTTCACGCCCACACCCACTCTCCAAAACGTGTTTCTCACCCTTTCAATTTTCACGTCCACACCCACTCTCCAAAACGTGCCACATGTGAAGTAAAAtggtttaataaaattaattttaatttaaaaaataaaatccaccTGTGCATGCCACCTCATGGAGTCAAATAAGGGGTCAAAAAATGGAGTCAggatatcattttcctttttgaaaTTTCCTACATAACTTTAGgccttaattttaaaagaaccTATAAGCCTTGGTTATTTAAAGAATTGAGGACTATACTAGTATAGGCCTCAATAGGAACCGAGACCTATAGTTGtgtagaaaattttaaaaatgtcatcGCATTTTGAAAGACTTTGGTTTTCTTGAAACCAAAGCATATGAGGCGATTTTAAAAGCATTTTTTACACTAGTGATGAAACTTAACATTATTGAATTTCCCATGTTTTAAAACTTGTTGGATAACTCTGATGTTTTGTTAAGGTTGTGTGGTGCGTGGTGTGGTGATTAGTGATGATTATTTAGTTAGATAATTGTAGGGATGATCGGTGATGGTTCTTCCTTACTTGCTAATAGTGTAGGGATGACATTCATTTGTCTTTTTAAGTATTTACAACTCACCTTTGAACTTTCCAAAATGTACATAAAGATAAAAACCTAAAGTTCAATTAGGTTATCATTATAAAGGCTTAAGTAGAGCAAACTTTAAATTAGGTTATTATACCTAGTCCACATCATTACCTTTAAATTTGTTGAGTTGATGAAAATATTCTTGAAAATCTTACATCATAGGATAAGTAATGAAGTGGATGATAATGGATATATAATGAATTCAAAGTCCAAGTCAATAGTATTCTTGTTGTAGAGTGTTGTGAGATTTGAGTTAAATTCATGCTTTGGAGAGTGTGAATGTGTTTATGCTCAAAGGTAGGGGTGACAATTCGCGACGGACAAGGCGGGCGAACCAGGTGGGCTAGCCCACAGGCCCATAGAAAAAAACACGGGACTGATTGGGATATTGAACCCGTTGGCCCGCAGATCACGCAGGCTAAAGGTGGGGCGGTGTGGCCCGCTGACTTGTttacaaaatgaaatattatcCTTTTTCAATCCCCACACCATTCATCACGCAGTTTCTAtaagtttcttttattattattattattattattgttattattattattattatgatgtaTAATCATTGTATATAAGGTAATGATTTTAGTTTACGAATATTGagtatcttttttttttgcattgtAGGTTAACAAATTTGTACCTATCTTGTAAGGTGACATGTTGTTATTGTACTTTAGTTATAATCTTCGTTGTTATTATTTGTTGTCTTTGATTAGTTAGACTAATTGGATTTATTTCGATATGAAATGAGTATCAATTATTatgggaaaataaaaaaaaaaaatattttgctcaTCACAAATGTGAGCCAGCACGCGGGACAAACCAAAACAGGTCGGGGCTGACCCGCTTGTTAGAAATCGCGCAACAGAATTACTCGCCTGTGGACAAGAACCAAGAgtcttaataaaagaaatatgtggtttaaaatgttttcccttttaatatcaaataaatttctttactttattttaataaccacaataaaataaagagagtagagaagagaaaattgcacaaggtatttatattggttcagatcaaaagacctTACTTCCAGTTCTTAGTCTCTCAAAAAttagattaactcaatcactaaaataaataacaaatacaatcaCAATCACATATAAAAAagtttagggtttagaaaacacctcccttgaaatccacaagggatgaacaCCTCTCTttatcacacaagagatgaagaaacaccgtccttgaatcacacaagagataaagaaacaccttccttgaatcacacaaggaatggaCACCtcctcctttgaatcacacaaaggatgactAGCTTATCCTAGCAACTATAGCAACATTAATTACTCAAGATctcacttgatgaaagttatcgttCTACctacactaggtttttcaaagccttcctacagagagttctcaagtacaTATACTTctctaacttttatatttacaaatGAAAATCTACCACTTTATTTATAGAATCCTATATCGAAAtcaggttaagaatatgaaaagttaagtcacaactaccaaagataatcaattatcacttatgataatcgattattccaaagcagtttatgaaaaatattgtttcacgctgataatcaattatctcccgggataatcgattatttcagaacaattactaaaaaattaagaaaatacttatgataatcgattatcacaatatgttttgtaaaaaataaaacattatctCAGTGTTGTACTAGTTgggttttgattttttattcttgtcatactaatttaactattttaaataacatacacaaaTTATAACACCTGAACAACTAAACCcttaagtcttcaatgtatTTCTTGAATCCAAGTATTCTTTAAatcttcaacattttttcatatattatcattaaGTCTTCCATATTTCTTCATAAATTATCATGATTATCATCAAAACTTCTTATTGAAGAAATATGTCCATCTCCTTTTTGTCAACAACTTTGGTACCAAACTCAAAGGGTATGAGAGAGTTGtcaatgttgtaaaaatattcatacaatatattttgtagTTATCATTACATGTTTAGTTTATCATGATCCTAAAttatacatgtatttttttaggAGTTATTTAATAAGTTAGGcgttatatttgtttaataaaattttaaagatattacattttatctctatacttttttttgttattttagatATTTGCTATATTACCTTTTCAAGAgacttttaaaattctttagtaaaatattataaaatcttCTAAACctttacaaattttatcatttcttattttaagatattttaaaactcATATTATTCTTTATCCTTGTTTATTGGAAAAATACATCGTAAACTTTTTCATATGAACTTTAATATGAACAAAACTAAATAGATTTATctatatgttaattaaaatgcgtaagttattttgtaaaaacggtttcactttttaaatatttatttctaatttatacCTCGTTTTCattttgggattttttttttttcttttagacaTAGTTCTTTTTCAACATACACTAACAAAAGCTTTGGcagtttatatattatatatacaacaACTTAATACTTTGACTATTTTAGTGACCATGTAGAAACTGTAAATATTCTAGAAATTCAAAGATACGGTGGATAAAACATTTTGATTTCCCTCGTCCATGCCACTTATAGGGAAATTAccttttgacaaaaaaaaaaaacattttgacaaacttaacaaactttttgaaaatggaactaaaatagattaaatttttattttttaattaaaataaagtaataaaataatttttttacctaaataggaaactttgttaaaaaaacatTGTCAACCTATCATagctcatatatatatatatatatatatatatatatatatatatatatatatatatatatatatatatatatatatatatatatatatatatatatatatatatattgtgcattTTGTGaaacaaaagaatttgaaaagaaatcacACACTACTCTTAACTGACAAATTCTATGAATTCTTTTACAAGCTATGGTAACGAAATGCCACATCTTTCAATTTGTCAGTTAGATATGTTCCATAAAACACACATGAAGTTGTAACATTCACATGATCTTTGAACTATCATTGTGATGGTCTTGTAAGAGTAAACCTGCACACACTGGGCATGGTGGATCACGTACATCTTCAAATCTTGTTCTTTGCTCCAAACAATTTGCATGGTAAACATGACCACATACTAAAACTGCCACAACTGAAAGCTCGCTGGAAGAGATTGAATTTCccaaaaagtttattttttgaCTCAGAAGTTTCTCACAGATCCCACAAACCATCTCTGCTTTATTATTTGATGACATTTCTTCCATCCCTAATGAGCTTGATGGAATTCTCTCTGGCCTTGAAAACACTTTCTCTCTATATtctgaaaaaaataagtaagtAATTTAACAGTTCACACTAAAAAAGCTTAGGTAGTCAATTttctaacacaaaaaaaaataatatcaatacataggtttaaaataataagatttgaGCCCAACCATATAAattcattgtcttaagattttgagttGAAAGTGGTGTCAATGTTTTATCCTTATATGGTGTTTTACTTCTTCATTTATAACCAATGTGggacttaaactcacacttggattgtTAACAAATAGACCTAAAAAACAATCAATCTCCTAAAATAaacacacatatttaaaaagtaaactttaaacctaattcaattttataaaatcgacttgtaaaacctatttatataaatttttctaatatgtGAAGTGTGGTATATCTTTTGGTAGTGTAAACTAAACTTAAGAGAAGGAAAGAATTCTAAAATGAACAAAAGAATGAGTAAATACACATTTGCAAGGTGTTTAGATTGTGAAGAAATACCCTTGGCACGTGAAGACGAAGCATTGGCATGATTGGTAGAGTTACGTCGAAAATATTGGTGGCCATAATAATGTCGTGTTTGTTTCAAAAAGATTGAACGACCAAGACCATGATGATGATTTGTCATAGTTGGATGGGTATTAAGAAGCTTCACAGATCTATCTGCTATATCCAATGCAGGTGGCAAATGGAGTAAGCCATGATCATCTGAATGTGAAagcttttcaaaaaaaaaaaaacagagtacACAAATAAGATCAATGCCATACATTAATTTCGTCAAACACTTTCTCAACCAATAATGATTAAATTCtattcaaattacaaaatcataaacaaaaaCTTATACAATACAACGTGAAACCcacaaaaaattatgatttttaaagaaattgaaCCAATCAATTAtacattatagttttttaaaaaatgtgcaTGAGAAATGTATATTATCAATTATGTAAAATGTAAAATGAGATAagcaaaaaaagttaaacaaggTGGAGTTTTTTCGAAATATTTTGTGTCTATTCATGTATTATCAACCATTAGTGTATGAGAGGTGAATTAGATTGATGAAAGCAAATTGGTAATTTACATTATagagaactttttttttttaatttacaattaaagGAGTGAGAAAAACAAATTACCTCATTTGACAATAGCTCCATGTTGGAAAATGCatcaaactatttttataatattggCTTTAAAAAAGTGACAACAACAATCGTTAGTACTATTGTTACATACATCAAGGATATACAAACTAACATACACAAATtcaagaaggaaaaaaaattacaaaggagTCTTTTCCTTACCTTTTTATATATTcccaagaaaataaaaaattctttaccATGTTTACGATTGTggaaaaactattttattttaatcaagaaCAATTAACAAATAACTTCCTTTAAATTAAATGCATctgaagaaaaatgagaaatttaaaaaactaaaatttaaaattgttaaacaTATTGCCCAGTAAACCCTTTGAAAA contains:
- the LOC114179879 gene encoding uncharacterized protein LOC114179879; the encoded protein is MELLSNELSHSDDHGLLHLPPALDIADRSVKLLNTHPTMTNHHHGLGRSIFLKQTRHYYGHQYFRRNSTNHANASSSRAKEYREKVFSRPERIPSSSLGMEEMSSNNKAEMVCGICEKLLSQKINFLGNSISSSELSVVAVLVCGHVYHANCLEQRTRFEDVRDPPCPVCAGLLLQDHHNDSSKIM